In Micromonospora purpureochromogenes, a single window of DNA contains:
- a CDS encoding LLM class flavin-dependent oxidoreductase: protein MTAEGFELGLNSFGEVATDGGRVLSDAETVRLLIDEARLAESVGLDVFSVGEHYREGHNDSATPVLLAAIATATNRIRLGTSVTVLSTNDPVRLYHEFATLDAVSNGRAQLVLGRASATESFPLFGYDLADYERLFEEKLDLFVRLQRDEKVTWSGTVRSPLIEQRLHPRMRAGGIPTWIGVGGSPNSVVRAARYGLPLMMAIIGGRPQRFAGNVDLYLRALEQFGHPVQPIGQHSLGLVADTDEEAVETWWRYWQPVVAALAEERGFYKPDRKRYEAELDGGALFVGSPETVAQKIATMARDLRLSRFDLKYDVMHLPREARARTIELLGSEVAPRVRELLAKEPTHV, encoded by the coding sequence ATGACAGCTGAGGGCTTTGAACTGGGGCTCAACTCGTTCGGAGAGGTCGCCACCGACGGCGGCCGGGTCCTGAGCGACGCCGAGACGGTGCGGCTGCTGATTGACGAGGCACGGCTCGCGGAGTCGGTCGGCCTCGACGTGTTCAGCGTGGGCGAGCACTACCGGGAGGGCCACAACGACTCGGCGACGCCGGTGTTGCTCGCGGCGATCGCGACGGCGACCAATCGGATCCGCCTCGGGACCTCGGTGACCGTGCTCAGCACCAACGACCCGGTACGGCTCTACCACGAGTTCGCGACCCTGGACGCGGTGTCGAACGGCCGGGCCCAGCTGGTTCTCGGGCGGGCGTCAGCGACCGAGTCGTTTCCGCTGTTCGGCTACGACCTGGCGGACTACGAGCGCTTGTTCGAGGAGAAGCTCGACCTCTTCGTCCGACTTCAGCGGGACGAAAAGGTCACCTGGTCGGGCACCGTACGCAGTCCCCTGATCGAGCAGCGCCTGCATCCGCGGATGCGGGCCGGTGGCATCCCGACGTGGATCGGTGTCGGCGGGAGCCCGAACTCGGTGGTCCGCGCGGCCCGCTACGGACTCCCGCTCATGATGGCGATCATCGGCGGGCGCCCACAGCGGTTCGCCGGCAACGTCGACCTCTACCTCCGGGCGCTCGAACAGTTCGGGCATCCCGTGCAGCCGATCGGGCAGCACTCGCTCGGCCTCGTCGCGGACACCGACGAAGAGGCCGTGGAGACCTGGTGGCGGTACTGGCAGCCGGTCGTGGCGGCGCTTGCCGAGGAGCGCGGCTTCTACAAGCCGGACCGCAAACGCTACGAGGCCGAGCTCGACGGTGGCGCGCTCTTCGTCGGGTCACCCGAGACGGTCGCGCAGAAGATCGCCACCATGGCCCGTGACCTGCGGCTGAGCCGCTTCGACCTCAAATACGACGTCATGCACCTGCCTCGCGAGGCACGCGCGCGCACCATCGAGCTGCTGGGCAGTGAGGTCGCGCCGCGGGTCCGGGAGCTGCTGGCAAAGGAGCCCACCCATGTCTGA
- a CDS encoding glycosyltransferase family 39 protein — protein MRWWAEVLGAPGPAVRAVSMVAIIGAAALVGLLAARLFTPRVGLLAGVIFALVPTSTRYAQEVQPYALTVFAAVLATFLLVLAVDRPTFGRFAGYGASVLLLGLSHGLALLLLAGHGWTVFAFRRGVAGRWSTVALLGALPTAAALGLFGGQPGAPIARGSKLTPDVLAAAPRELFGVTALGIVLLVLALFSLPLRRSAAVYTAWAVVPPLGLLLVAQATPIWLPEVLLFTLPAWATLGAVALTRVRARWCALALVAIAVLGAPAQLARPALEGHERATGDLARFIQLWTGPAGGETPHGARPAPAGGRERPAEEGSWGI, from the coding sequence ATGCGCTGGTGGGCGGAGGTCCTCGGCGCGCCGGGCCCGGCGGTGCGGGCGGTGTCGATGGTGGCCATCATCGGTGCGGCGGCTCTTGTCGGGCTGTTGGCGGCCCGACTGTTCACGCCGCGGGTCGGCCTGCTGGCCGGAGTGATCTTCGCGCTGGTGCCGACGTCGACGCGGTACGCCCAGGAGGTCCAGCCGTACGCGCTGACGGTGTTCGCCGCCGTGCTCGCCACGTTCCTGCTCGTGCTGGCCGTCGACCGGCCGACGTTCGGACGCTTCGCCGGCTACGGCGCCTCGGTGCTGCTGCTGGGCCTCTCCCACGGTCTCGCGCTGCTGTTGCTGGCCGGGCACGGCTGGACCGTGTTCGCCTTCCGGCGCGGCGTGGCCGGCCGCTGGTCGACGGTGGCGCTGTTGGGTGCGCTACCCACGGCCGCCGCGCTGGGACTGTTCGGCGGGCAACCCGGCGCGCCGATCGCGCGGGGATCGAAGCTCACCCCGGACGTGTTGGCCGCGGCCCCCCGGGAACTGTTCGGCGTCACCGCCCTGGGGATCGTACTGCTCGTGTTGGCCCTGTTCAGCCTTCCGTTGCGGCGCTCCGCCGCCGTCTACACCGCGTGGGCGGTGGTGCCGCCGCTGGGGTTGCTGCTCGTCGCGCAGGCGACGCCGATCTGGCTGCCGGAGGTGCTGCTCTTCACGCTTCCGGCGTGGGCGACGCTCGGCGCGGTCGCCCTTACCCGGGTGCGTGCCCGGTGGTGTGCGCTCGCCCTGGTGGCGATCGCGGTGCTCGGTGCGCCGGCACAGCTGGCCCGGCCGGCGTTGGAGGGACACGAGCGGGCGACCGGCGATCTCGCGAGGTTCATTCAGCTGTGGACCGGGCCCGCCGGCGGCGAGACGCCGCACGGGGCTCGCCCGGCCCCCGCCGGTGGACGAGAACGGCCGGCGGAAGAAGGCTCCTGGGGTATTTGA
- a CDS encoding MarR family winged helix-turn-helix transcriptional regulator: MTKATPDRRAGRQLPSAAELRAWRAYIETAEALRSQLASRLQVESSLSPGDYAVLLALSEAQERQLRSSELAAQIGWERSRLSHHLGRMERRGLIRRQECATDRGGAEVLLTPAGADAFRRSTVPHLRAIRELFVDALTPDQLAAAGEIAAALRAHLDTHQTPQAPRNDR, from the coding sequence ATGACGAAAGCCACACCTGACCGGCGGGCCGGACGCCAGCTACCGAGCGCGGCGGAACTGCGGGCCTGGCGCGCCTACATCGAGACGGCGGAAGCACTCAGGTCTCAGCTCGCGTCCCGCCTCCAGGTCGAGTCTTCCCTCTCCCCGGGGGACTACGCCGTGCTGCTCGCCCTCAGCGAGGCACAGGAGCGGCAGCTGCGCTCCTCCGAACTCGCGGCCCAGATCGGCTGGGAGCGCAGCCGGCTCTCCCACCATCTCGGGCGGATGGAGCGGCGCGGGCTCATCCGCCGCCAGGAGTGCGCAACGGATCGCGGTGGGGCGGAGGTCCTGCTCACGCCGGCCGGAGCCGACGCGTTCCGGCGCTCCACGGTCCCGCACCTGCGCGCCATCCGCGAACTCTTCGTCGACGCTCTCACGCCGGATCAGCTCGCCGCGGCGGGCGAGATCGCCGCGGCGCTGCGCGCGCACCTCGATACGCACCAGACTCCTCAGGCGCCGCGAAACGACCGGTGA